Below is a window of Drosophila bipectinata strain 14024-0381.07 chromosome XR, DbipHiC1v2, whole genome shotgun sequence DNA.
TGGTGGCTAACTCCATGCTCCTTGGGTACTAGACGTCCACGTAATTCCTGCAGAGATCGAGTCGGGATTAAGGATATATCTGTATACTAACTTTAATCTCAAAGGCTTACCCTTAATTCCAATTGATCGATACTCTTTTGGCTTTTAAGGACTATATCCCGTGAACTTTGGCGTCGCAATAACTGAGCTGTGTTGGccatgattattattttttttttttttaattatatatttatattattattttttagtattcTAGGTGTAAGTAAGTGCCGTGGTGGGTGTTGTGTGTGTAGGGTGTGTGTAAGgatgtgtctgtgtgtggaAGGCTAAAAGTGCTCTAtcacttccgtttccgtttccgttcgCTTTCGCTTTCGCTCTAAGCTTCTATCGCCAACTCTATCGCACTCGGCTTAGTTCTTCAGGCTCGCCACCTACTGTTGCGTTCAGGTAACTAAAATCCCGTTGACCATTTttcgttgcatactttttggaCGCTAAATAAAAAGCATTTTCCTGCTTTCTCCAATCAAGTTTTTCTGATTCTTTcagattattttttgttatttagtAATTTActccttttgttgtttttattgtttattagtttttattgttgttgtgctTTTGTTAGTGCTTAATTGCAGGTGATAACGGTGCATTAGTAGAAGACGCCATCGCAGTGCTGTTAGCTGCTTTCGTTAAGTgaaatacacacacatatgtattACTAATAATTATACTCATGCTTACactgacaaaaaaatattgaggATGAGGATAATGCATTGAAAGAAGTCGGTAATATGTGGAGAAAATTGGAGTTAAAACTCAAAATGTTAAAacacaaatatattttttttagggtttACGATTcatctttttaaataattaatattatataatgaTAGAACTAAGATTCATTAAAATTCTTGGTACGAGAGATCAGTAAAATATATaccaattataattatatgtaatttttttctgtgtcATTTTAACCATCAATCAAAtcatgcaaaaataaaaagaaatataataataaggcgacagacacacacacacacaggcacacacatTCTATGACAGCTATGGGATATGCGTGACTGCTCCCACACAATAAATCAATCAACGATGAGTCCTGGGGGGAGTCCTTTCACCTCCTTCAACCCATCCAAACTAATGCAGTGtaatggaatttatttattctacTTTCTATTTCTAGCAAATTAGTCGTAAGTGCAATTTTCAGGAAGTGAAGGTTAcgaattatatataattttttttgctaacGGTATTGGAAGGGATTTGCTGTCATGGAAATGTTACAGAAGCATGCTTGAAATTTAGGTAATTTATGGACTTTTTGCGCagctttacttttttttttttgtatttttttttctcggcAGGTGTTAGATGTTTCTacgatttcttttttttttttggtttctataTCCTGGTCGAAATTTCTCACTTATATAACCGAAAGAACTCGCGCacagaacaacaacaaatgtCGAATAACGGTAACTGATAACGGATAACGGTAAATGGTAAACAACATGGACAAAAGACAAAGACGCTGATCCAAATAAGGAGTACGATTTAGCCAGGATTTACGGCAGGTGGTTGTTGCtcagcattaaaaaaaaaaaacgttttacTTTAAGGACCCCGCCGTTTTCTCCGCCGTGCGTCGAGTTCCAATTGGGAATAACTCTGAACTCTGAATAACAGGATAACGGGAGAGCCTTACGAACACATCTGAGAATGGCGGGAGAAATGAAACGAAAGAGAGCTTACAGAAAATGAGAGTGTGCGAAAAAGAGCGCAGACGCAGCATCAATATGAGCGAGATGGaattatagaaatatttttggcgAGGTAGTGTTGTAAAAAGCTCCAAAGTTTAAAAGTGattttcaaaatggaaaattaattaaaactatatagttttataaaataaacatatttaattaaaatatttatgaatgtTTTTGGCGAGAAAGTGTTGTAAAGAGCTTCAAAGTAATAAATtgattttcaaaatataaacttaaaactttcctgaattttataaaataagacAACCTCAATATGTTAACtgtataatattttgaataattttaaataagccAGAGTATAAGAATataaatccaaaataattCCTTATTTATAAACTGTTATTGGAAACTAGCGAGTAATCACAGTGACTTGCCTCAAGAATCCGATACATCGTGAGTATTGTCGCGCATCTCTAGAATGAACACCCGCCACTAGATGAACTTTTTTGATTGGAGGCACTcataaatgtttattatttttaattgaaggCTAGGAGCGACGTGGTTTGACTGAAAGGATGGTGTTCAAGTGCCAGGAGGACAGCTTCCTCAAGCAGGCAAGTCCTCTATATCATCCTATTACATAATTTAACCTATTCCTTTCAAAAATcagttcaaaacaaaaatagtaagCAGCGAATTTGCGACTTTGGATTGGACAAATGGCAAAGGAGAAACCAAGAATCTCAAAGGATACAATGTAACCTGTGAGGACACCATATTGTTCCCCGAGGGCGGGGGTCAGCCATGTGATTACGGTACCTTTGATGATTGTCCGGTGAGGAATGTGATCCGGAAGGGCTCCACGGCGGTGCACTTTGTGGAGGCGCCAAAGACATTCGAGATCGGAGCAGAGGTATCGCAGGTCCTGGACTTTCCACGCCGGCTGGATCACATGCAGCAACATTCCGGCCAGCACCTGATAACCGCTCTTTTCGACCGCGAGTTCAAATACGACACCACATCCTGGTCGTTGGGCTCCAGTGTTTCCTACATTCAACTGAGTACTCAGCACCTGATAAGTCGCGAATCGTTGGACCTGATTGAGACCCAGGCCAATGACCTCATCCGCGAGGGACGCAATGTGAGCGTGATCCTTGTGGATCCCGAGGTAGCTCAAGAGTTCCAGGACGCCCGGGCTCCCAGGGGCCTGCCCAAGGACCACGAGGGTCTGGCCCGCGTTGTGAGAATCGAGGGCATCGAGAGCAACATGTGCTGCGGCACTCACGTCACCAATCTCTCCCAGCTGCAGTGCATCAAGCTGTTGTACGCCGAGAAGGTTAAGTCGAACATCCTGGTGCACTTTGTGGTGGGTGAGAGGGTCCTGCGCAAGCTGGGCGAGGTTTTCCAGCGGGAACTGCAGCTCACCCAGGCTCTCAAGTGGGTATTTTTCTGTAGTTAAAGAAGATTTGGTTAATCTTTGGTACTTTCTTCAGAGGCGGACCTAACCAGCATCTGGAACTGGTGCAGAAACTCCAACAAAATGGCAAGGTGAATCGAAAGATTTTCCAACTACTGCTAAAGGACTTTGCCGCCGCTGAGGCTGAGCGCCTGGAGGACTTGCCCAAGAAGGAGCGTCCCAAACACTTTTCCATCCATCGTCGTGACGGCATCGAAGTGGACTTCATCAATACCTTCCTTCGCCTGGCTCCCGAGGGTATCTTCTACTTCCTCACCGTTTCCGAGGCCGTGTCGGCCGGCAGTAATGCCAAAGGACATTTGGTTTTACGCGGTGATCCTGAGCTGGTGGAGAAACTAGGTCCCGAGTTCATGGAACTGCTGGAGGGAAAGGGCAACGGCAAGGAGGGCAGCTTCCAGGGCAAGATTAACAATCTGGCCAAGCTGCAGGAGTGCCAGGAGCTGCTCGAGACGCAGTTTAGACCAAAGAAGATCATAACGGAAGTTCTAGAGCCGGTGGTTCCAGTTTTCGAAGAAGTCCAGGAAGATGAAGAAGTCCAAGAACCAGCTACAGCTTCTTAGCCGATTATGAGGCACTAATCCTTCGATATTGGATATTTTCTGGACattattgtaaatattttgtgcctcTGGAATAAAGTTGCCATTGTGTGATATTAGaagttactttttttttttaaataaaattattaactataattattattgGGAATATTATGTAATAATTATACGTACCATACGTAACGGTTCTTTGCGCTTCGGCCATTGAGGCCTTGCAAGTAGCACTATTCCTTCTTAAATTTTCATATCCAAGGCACTAATTTATTTCCCTTTTTAAGAAATGTGGTAAAAGATCCTTTAATAATCCaagattttctaaaaataaccTAAACTGATGCAAAAACGCGTAATAACTTgaaaactgagaaaaaaagCGAAGGATCGTGGaaacgaagaaaaaaaagagtgaGGAAGAACAGAAGAAGCAGCGGAAACTTTGAAAGTTTTCCAATACAGGAAGTTTTAAACACTACTTAGGAGTTGGGCGggaattgaaaaatttttaaatgtgaatagaaatgttgaaatgtattaaaattttaacaagTTATAGGCAGAGCTACAATATACaatacaaaactaaaaaaaattaaaataaaataaatatacgaATCGAAATCTTCAACTTTAAAAGAAATTTTAGTAAAAGATCTTATTTATAGCAAAGTTTCAGGACCGGGATATCTTCTTCCCATCTTCCAATCTTAATATAAAACTTTAACATTGAAAATGTACCCAAATCTTTGGCATCAATAGAGGTAAAAACTATATTCTCTTCTCAGACTAAAAacgtacatacatattgtTTTGAATTAATTAGCATTAACAGTGAACAACTTGGTATTAAGGTAAATTAAAGTGGCATGACCTTGGATCTGCCTTGGATTCCAATCATATACAAACATCCAACGTCCACCGAATGTGGTCCACATCACAGGTAGTTGACGTCGTAGTTGCGCATCTTCCACCTGAGCCTCCAGTACTGATTCCAGAAGCCCACATCGATCACCCGCTCGTGGAAGTTCAACAGGCCCACTTTGGTATATTCGCAGATGGCCGGATATGTGCAGTCG
It encodes the following:
- the LOC122321884 gene encoding alanyl-tRNA editing protein Aarsd1-A, encoding MVFKCQEDSFLKQFKTKIVSSEFATLDWTNGKGETKNLKGYNVTCEDTILFPEGGGQPCDYGTFDDCPVRNVIRKGSTAVHFVEAPKTFEIGAEVSQVLDFPRRLDHMQQHSGQHLITALFDREFKYDTTSWSLGSSVSYIQLSTQHLISRESLDLIETQANDLIREGRNVSVILVDPEVAQEFQDARAPRGLPKDHEGLARVVRIEGIESNMCCGTHVTNLSQLQCIKLLYAEKVKSNILVHFVVGERVLRKLGEVFQRELQLTQALKGGPNQHLELVQKLQQNGKVNRKIFQLLLKDFAAAEAERLEDLPKKERPKHFSIHRRDGIEVDFINTFLRLAPEGIFYFLTVSEAVSAGSNAKGHLVLRGDPELVEKLGPEFMELLEGKGNGKEGSFQGKINNLAKLQECQELLETQFRPKKIITEVLEPVVPVFEEVQEDEEVQEPATAS